The window ACAGTCAGAATCACAGCTATAGTGAAAATTAGAGTTTTATCACATGTACTGTTAAGGATCTGGTAACCTTAGCCAGGTTATTGTATAACGTATTGtatggccaggggtagctcagtggttaaggcattggactacggttcggaagatcccagtttcaaacccttgagcaaggcccttaaccctcacctgctcagatgtgtaatgagataaaaatgtaagtcgctctggataagagcgtctgccaaatgcctaaatgtaaatgtaaatgtaccgtGTGACAAGAACtgtctaaacagctgtgtggccataagaaaaccacttgttagtgagactaattggGTAAACTTTGCCATTAATTTATTAGGGAAAATAAGGACTAGTTTTGTaggagcaatgaaaaaaaaatcatgtggtcctttaaaataaaaattgcgaTGGGTatatcagggtaagaagagaagcacCCGTCACTGGTCATGCATAGTGAGCACTGTACAAggctctggaggcagtgttatgatctgggggtgcttaagttggtcaggtctagactcagcaatgttatttgttaatgtaatttctttatttaacatttaactgctAAAAGGCTAAACCTAAACTTGAGCTAATGACATTACAAATGATCATTAAACAACTAAAATAATGTACTCACCATACATAAAAGACAATACCTGATAATATTGGTATATCATCAATAGTAtcagctagtttttttttttttttttatctttaaggaATTAAACTTAATCAtttgtaaattaaatcattGAGGAGCTgttcaataaaataatttagttttCACATTTGAAAATCAACCAGAAAGGTCAAAGAGCACAGAAATACTGCATACATGTACCTCGGTCAGGAGGAAGGAGACAGCGGCAAAGGCAAAAGACCAGCCGTACTTGTAGCTGAAATAGGCTTCGTTACTTTTACTTCTATTCAACATCTCGTCGTTGATGCTGGAGACGTAAAGAACGAGCCCCACCATCAGAGAAAGGcctgacagagagacagaaggacACAGAGTGCTACAGGAAAACAATATGGAGAAGACCAAGTGTTAGATAGGAATCAAACAGTACCTGAGAGGACGAAGAAGATTCCAGAAGCGAAGGCCAGTATGGAGCGGTGAGGGCGGATGTGTCCGATGTTACTGAGCACAAAGCCGATGAACATAAAGAACAGGCTGACCAGGGGGAACGGGGTGGCTGTGCGGATCATCTCTGTAGAACAGAAGtgtttttatatctttgttgcaaagccttttaaattaaatttaaaatgcattaaatagatatttatagaaataaagcttctattaaaaaatatgtcgattattgttattattattattattattcctccTAATATATTAAGATTGCactttgctttttgtttttttacagcaaaCACTTAAGAAGTTCCAGTACCAGTGTGCTCACAAAATATCTAACAAGTTTGAAGAAGCTTCTCTTCCACAGATTTATCCTGACTAAATTATGGCTACAGAATAAGTCCAGGCTCCTCTACTGTGTTTCCTCACCACCAGAGGGCACTATCTACACAATAGACTACAATGCTACACCTTGTTCACACTACCATAAAAGTTTAGCCTAGAAAACCCCATACATGACTTTCAACAATTGattctttttaatatatttttatttttgtcattttgtcagGTTGTTactattataaaacatttgGGTTGAGACATATAGCACAGACTTTTATCCTTATATGGGCATAGGTTTGGAGCTATTACAAATGCACACAAAAATGCTCATGCACTCTTACACCACTTATCCCTTACAGGGTCGATCCCAGGGAAGTTGGAGCACAACCCAGGGATGCGGTGCcagtccattacagggcacatcAGCGCGcacactccaggcaatttggaaGCATGCaagtagaacatgcaaactgcacacacacacagacctaaggcaggaatcgatccctcaaccctggaggtcaCACCACTACATCACTGCGCCGCCCacataaaaagcaaataaaataaagatattgAAGCAGTTTATGtttcttaatttaatatttacaagTGTAACATGGCCATAATTATGCCAGGTCTCCGAATAGCAGGCAtagttaaaaaggaaaaaaagaaaaggaaaaaaatggctTAGCAGTGTTAGTGTGATATCCAGCTCTGTCATTTAAACTACATTAAGTCATGTGTCCCTTTGTGTCATGTGTATTTTAAAGAACGTGGATTTTTGCACAGACACCAACCCAAGCTCAGGCTTGAAAGCAGAGAACTGGAGCTGTGAGGGGGCAATGCCACCCACTGTGACAGCACGTATTTCAAATATGACGCCAATGATCACAGTGTTAAGAATGCCTGACTTAAATAGATCAGTCTCAGATGATTCTACATCTAGGTGTTGTTTTACTCCAGTGTCTATGTCATAAAAATCACAATGCAAAGCGCTTagttaaaagcaaataaaatccAATGCTGTGGAtgccacaataaaaaaaaaataagaacgcATTTAGCACATATAATCAATCCTAAAATCTTCTGATAAATTTCCAGACATCCAGAAAGATgttgtacagaaagacagaagacGCTTACTCAGGACACTGACTGTAGATTCACTGGTCAGTTGCACACTCATAGGCATAAGATACTCTATAGTGAAGCAGCGGCCCATCTCTTCTCCTGGAAGAGACCAAAAACaaaagagagtgagaaagagggCATATGAAGATTTCAAAACCCTGAATCAATTACACTCACGAtctcaaaatgtattaatattcaCAGGATCATAACGCTCATAAATGCACTCACAACTTCGCAATCgcattgtggttttttttttttcaatgaataGCTAAAGATAACAGTTTGCTCAAAGTTACATCCATTGAGTCAgagataaattaaataaactgtaGCACTACAgctcacctacagtataaaacatttttgaataCAGTGCATGCCTGAGTGCATATTGTGAGAGTATTCGAGCACTGTTTTTGCTTGCAATTTCACACATTGAGATGCTTGTACTTTACTAGATTGCCTGGCTGATTCATCATGGTGTATTTCATATAGTCAAAGGATCAGAAGCTTATCAGTTCAAATTCCAGTGATGCCATTGAGCTAAGCCTCTCTCCCAGGGTCTGCTTGTACTCTGTCATGGCTGACCCCGTGCCTTGACTCCAATGTTTTAACAAACTGGGATATCCGAAGAAAACAATTTCAGTTTATTGCATTTGTGAATGTGACAACTCATCTTTAGCATCTGCtgtatcctggtcagggtcacagGGTCACGACCACTAAGCGTGAGAAACACACCCTGCTGCAGGTTGAGACTTTCAGTCTACTGCAAGCAGCTTACTTTGTAAAGTTTTATTCTTCTCCCTCCGTTTTCATGTCCAGATACAGTGAAGGCAATACAGAGCCAAACAGTGCTGTTCATTTTTAAGCCCTCTGGTGGTCAAAATTATGTGTACATAAtaaaaggataaataaataaaagccacaTGAGATTAGATCAGCTTTCATTTTATCTTTGTGAAAGTACATGAATAAAGTAAGGCAATCtgcattaaaatgatttaacacaaataaattaaaatcaccCAATTTCCTCAATATAACATGGTGAACATCTGATTGACAAATGAAAGAACAGGAAGTTGGAAAAACATTTCTAAGAGCGATTCTTGAAACGGTGCCTAGTAAATTAAACTAATTCACCACAATGCTATGGGGAACATAATGTTATATGGGGAACCTTACGttatgctatataaataaaatctagttaaattgaatatatactgtacgaaAAGTGCGGAATTATAAATAAGTTTTAGTAGTTAGACACGTATTGACACTCTGatgtttagaatttttaaaactCAGTTCATTATGCAATATGTAAGGAAATAAAATCTCTCACCCGACAGGAAGCAGAGTCTCCATAAGCCAGAATGTAGGTATGTGTGGATGCTGGTGCTCTGGTTAAAGGGCAGGACGACCCCCTCCTCTAGGTAGAGCCAGTAATCAGTGCCAACAGCTATGCCCAGAAGTACCACGCCACACACTGCGAAGATACTGCTCAGGAGGGTCAGCGCTTTCCtgttacacacactcataccaCCAACCACCTGCAGGTAAAGTAAAGGTCACAGCAGAAACCCCTAATGAATAATGGCAATCATACAGTAGACACACACTTGACCATGCACGTGTTTCTGCCAGGAATACATTGttccttgtttgttttaaaccctaaacattaaaacatactTAAATGTCCCCATACTTATTATGCAAACTCTCCAGCAAAGTACTGTATGCTTATTTGTCATTTGCACCCATTCTTTTCTGAGGTGTTGGACTGGCATACAAGTTTTAAAACACTCTCCCATCTTACTCTCCCATTCATCCTTAAGCCAACCTTTCTCACTAGTGTCTCCAGAAATATACTCTTGTTAGAGAACATATTTCCTATTTGCCAAACAAAGTAACAAGGAGCAAGGAGTaagcttacattttttttttacacacaggcCTCAAAAAGTGCCAGTCTAAAAATGTAACTCTACTAAAGTGACGCATTGACACCCGCAGTCTACTGCTTTGCTCTCTTAATCGTTCACAGAGCCTGGCagcatagtggcttagtggttagcaatgtcgcaATTCACCTCCAGgtcccgggtttgattcctgcatcaggtctgtgtgcatggagtttgcatgttctccccatgcttggtgggtttcctcccacagtcctaaaACCTACAGATTAGGGTAAAtggttttcccaaattgcctgtagtgtgtgaatgtgtgcatgaatgttgcCCGGAGGTTCTACCATGGTTCTATAAAATGagaacaaatactgtacaatgatcaccattggcctccacggtccctagttagactacagaggttcttggaaggatggatggatagtgCCAAGTATACacacctctgtttttttttaatagtttaatttaCTTTTGGATGGATACCCACTCACATAAACACGCACATGCACGTACAAAAAAGCTTTGtgtttcgatttttttttttatcttctcttttttgtatgcctaatgttttttttctttgcatgatttattcatctatttgtttatttatttatttcctgacTTGTTCCAAATTTCCTATCTGGAAGTCTGATTACATAAATGCGAGCGTAGAGGctcgcacacacaaacagaacacacacatacacaggcatCTTCACACAAAATCACAGGTGGGCTGGCACTAATGAGCCCTTCCCCTTATTTTTGCACATCTGTTACAGTAGGTCACATCTGCAGATGGTGAAGAAAGCATTACCTCTTCACCAAACCCTGAGCCAgaccaatacacacacacacatatatatatatatatatatatatatatatatatatatatatatatataaaatacactcATACACTTAGAATAATACTTACAATAATACACTTAGTCTACTGCTATATCTagcttcaaaataaaaataaaaataacaagtaTTCTCATATTTCTAACCCATGCATCTACTGTAACTCTGATTCTGAGTTTTTCTGTCTCCACTTCTTCTAtgttgtttttcattaacatgggtttaaacagatttaaaataaagtatcaTTTAGGCTTTGAGAACATCCTACCAGCGGCATAACCCAGCTTTGCGAGTATCATGCCAGCACCAAGCTTTTCTCAACAATTTAAACTCCAGCTCCATCCCCACACTCACAGCATGCACCATGCTGACAAGTACCCAGTGACTTTGTGTATTGGGAACCTGTATATATTTTCATGTTCTGTATttgctgtattatttttatcGTCGTGTTAACACTATGCTCTTGTTTCGATTTCTGTTCCACTTACATGGTGTCTGCAACTCCTCGATTCAGGAAAATAACACTTGTGTTTATAATACAGGCAGTTTTTATCCTTGTTTCTTTTGTGACAGTGAAaagatatttaattataaatgtaaattggaTCTAGTCATGTGGGACAGTATTCTCCTATGTCAAATAAGAAGACTGAAGATTTGCTTCCATCAGCGGATGAGTCACTTCACTGTACCACTAGGAGTAGGAGGAACCTTTTTACTGCCAGCGGACTGTAAACTTGGACTAATCTACACATACAGGTGACCTGTGAATGATGAAtcatttctttctcttccaaggatttctctttctctctctctctgtctctctctctctatctctctctcttcataaGCACACTTTTTCCTTCATCCTGCAGCAATATTTAGGCACATATGACTATGATGGAATATCTGATTTTAGGGCCACCAACAAGCTACCAGGATATTATTGTACATAAATATTACAGATAGTATAAAGTTTTGTCTATTAAGTATCTCATGGAAATTTTCCCTTTACCTGATAATATTATTCCAATATgcaatatacactatatacaatataaacatgtTAATTCATGAATTTAGGTCTTTCAGGTAGGCCCCTTGTCCTCAGAGAAGAGGGAATCTTAATTCTTTACCATACCAAGATCTTGGACAATGATGTGCTTCCGCCCTTGTGGAAACAGTAAGGGGAAGGCCCTTGTCTATTctaacatgactgtgccccggGGCActaagcaaggactataaagaaatggtttgatgagtttgatgcggaagaacttgactggcccgcacagagccctgacctcaaacccATCGAACACCTTTGTGATAAACTGTAACAagttttgatatatatatatatatatatatatatatatatatatatatatatatatatatatttatatatatatatatatacacacacacacaaaatacaaatatatatatataaatattaaatacttttgtccatatacttatatattgtattgtaatttttaatactaataatactatCATTATTATTCAAATTAGTTTTACAGAAAACACTTAAGAAAAATGGTCCagtattttgtatatatatacacacatttacagtatatgtacagtacatatatacagtgtacagtatgtttgtgtatatatatatatatatatatatatatatatatatattctgtacaCTGTATATAGGAACagtctaatcattttgatttgatCACggttcatacacatttccataattctctgtaaagcgctatacaaatatattatatataatatttataatatatatacagacaaTTTAAATCTCATTGAGAAAGCCCAAGCACGAGGTAAAAAGTAGATAACACTTGCACAAAATAAGTACACCcccagacctttttttttctccatttaggCAGTCTGTGTTCCCTGTAGATGAATCCCTATATGGTGTATAATTTAAACCAATAGTAACCGACTGATCATATTTTAACCCATCAAACTATCTAACACTGCCTACAGTTTGTATGAATTAGTTTAAAGGGTTGGAGTAAAAACAGATCGTATTAGTGCTCAGTGAGCGGAAACAAGCATGATCATAAAACCAACATCAGTAACATCAGTAACATCAGTAGATTTACTAGAGTATTGATAGAAGTGGTAGATATGCCTTTAGATCATTAGACATCGCTTTCCAACCAAACAAATTTAGCCTCCGTAAAACACGATGCTGCTGTTATTTGACACAACAGTGTGATAAACAGTCACTACCTCGAAAAAGATGGAGAAAACTGTCTATAGGTTATTATAGCATTACTGAGAACAGAGGAGAGAGACCGTCTCACCTTCACCTTCCTCTTCCTCAGCAGCTTCCTCCGGAATCACAACAGCGCGCGCAATATTCCgtgtctaaacacacacacacacacacactggtacaCTGGTTCACTCACCGCTGCTTCACTAAAGccgtgtgacacacacacacacacacacacctgtcagcTGACTGTTCGACCAGAGCACGCCTCTCTCCCGCCGAAACCTCCCACTGTCTGTCCAAACAACACCGAAATCACCCGCAGATCTCCACTAAAAGCACAAAGTCAAGTTCTCAGACATACTCCTGAAATCCTTCCTTAAAGGTGTGGGGAGTGTTACAGCAGCAAAGAAAGAACAACTAGATATTAATACACCTCATTTAAATAGGATAATCAAgatgaacatactgtaagagTGTCGCTAGCGGGTCAGGTGTCCgtatacttttggccatattgtGTATTTATCACTCATTTGTCACTTATTGCCATTACCAGGACTCTGGacggagtgccaatccatcacagggcacacacacacacacgcacacgctacgggcaatttacgagatgccaattagccttatgtgcatgtctttggactgtgggaggaaaccggagaacccggatgaaacccaccaaacatggggagaacatgcaaactcaacgcacacagacccgaggtgggtaCTAAACccagacactggaggtgcaaggcactAAGCTGTTGTATTGCTGCTAGTGTATTTATCTCTAGTCGTAATTAATTATGGTGTTGCACTGCAGCGTTCTGAAGTTACACAAAATATCATAAGGTTTGTCCATTAGAAAATGACATCGCGATTTGACTATGCTATTTGCAGGTTATTTGCAGTAGAAGTCTGATAAAAGTGGATAAATATTGCTGATGAtcatggaaatgtttttttttctattagtgATTTGTACAGTGCTGGGAAAAAGTTTTAAGATAAAATATGCCATGTgttatagttctccctgtgcacaaaataaGTGATTACATTAATTAGTTTTAGCCAATCTGGCTAAAGAGTTGTGATAATTTACTGAAACACTGGCTGTGTGACAATGCTTCTATGACCCATGGTCTGGAGATGAGTCAGAGTACTGCAAATGTTCTTTTGACTCTATGTCCAGCCAGATCCAGCAAGGTTTGAAGAAAAAACGACTTCATACTGAATATTGATTGTTGCATAGAAAAATTATTCTCACcttgattgtcattattaaaaaaaataataaaaaaaactctggaCACAGTGGTGGACCAGATAGCATTTCCTTTTGATACCATCACGGTCCCAGATTTAATATTGAGTTCAGCTTATTTTCTACATAGAGTTTCACATATTTTCCGAGTCCACATAGGCTTAATGCGGGGTCTCTGGTTCTCTAAAAATAAACGAATCAACAGCACTGCTGTGATGAAAAGAATCCATCACCCAAATTATATCTGCTCAGTTATGTTCCTGATTTGTTCTCTTTGCAGTGATGGACTGGGCAGAAAGTGGCTGACAAACATATGGTGTTTatcatgttctccttgtgtctGCATCGGTTTCCTCCAAGTTCTCTGGCTTCCTCCCACCTCCCAAAGCATGCCAGTAGGTGGATTGGCTAATGCCAAACTGTCCTCATGGCATGAGTGGGtatatgtacgtgtgtgtacatAATGCCCTGCAATGAACTGGTATCCCATCCGGGAATATTCCCACCTCATGCCTAGATCCACTGCAACTCTGATCAGCACTATGCATAGACATTCACATACCCACTCATGCACAGAGTACAATTTAGCATAGTCAAGCCACCTACTGGCAGGAACCTGGCCAGGAAAcccacacagacatgaggagaacatatgaaactccacaaacacagaaacTCAGGATTAATCTGAGGAAGGAGCTATGAGAAAAAATTCTAACCATTTTCTATCAAGATAAACAAGCAGTATATGGTAGCTTGGGTGAAAGTAAAGCAAAGTACAAAAATTTGGCGATAGTTGCATTTACCAGACGATCTTATCCAAAGCaaactacttttatttatttatttattttttgctcgagagcccaacagtgacaacttggtggttgtagggtttgaacctgggatcttctgaaccatagtccagtgccttaaccactgagctacctctagCCCCAGTAAAAGCCAATTACTAAAAAGTTATAGCAGTCCTGTGGCCAGAAACTGATACTAGATTTGTGCATGACGCTATAGCTCATCTGTGGCTGTATTTGCTATGTGCACAAACAAGGTCATTGTGCCAAATAAAGCAACTTTTCCCAGTGATGGACTGCGTAGAAGGGGACTGACAAATTCGTCATACCACCATAACTCAGCAAAGATCACAGATTACTCCCATTATCACATGCAATAAATATAACCAAACATATGAtgtgaaatgtatttaattaatccATAAGCAATGGTTATGTTACAGATAATACATATTCTGATATATTATTCAACATATTATGAGTCAATGTTCCTGCATTTGATCTTTAAGCAATGGTTTAATagtataaggtaaaaaaaaagaagtccaAGACAGCATTTccttaacatttattaatacaCCGTATCTTCAACAATGGACAAATAAGGACAAACGTTTTCAAAGCTTGGTAGTTATAAACAAGGAGGTAAATATTAATTTCAAACTAAAACTTTGCCCTGGATCCAGTGATATTCTGGATGGAATTTCttcatgtatttatatttatgtaaatacagtatatgctttgACCCACAAAGATTTTGCACGCTGTCATTATCTGAGAAGTTAAAATACCTAATATAATTCCAACATTCTCAATGTGAGACACACTGTAATTCTCACTAAATAGGGTGCCATCTCATTGGCATAACCATCACTgtaagttttaaataatttccatATTTAAGTATGATGCACAAACTTTGATGTGAAGGAATGCTAAACACCTATTTTTCCAACACAAAATAATTTACTCATTAAATCTTGCACTTTATTGGGTTGATTCCAAGTATGTGAAAAGAGTTTGAGCACCTATTTCCATacatttctgtaaatgtctttataattataataggTCAAATGAAGGTAATCAATTATACATcacatattaataaatatgttttagtaatttaaaataaagggtagCGCTGTATtgctataaaaatgaaaaaaaaaatgcatatatcCATTGCTTTGCAGTGAACAGTATTACAGTTTAATGGCAAAAGTCCCAATCCAGTGATTTCTGTCCAAATTCAATAAACAATGTTGACAAATCCACTGTTAAAGTATCAAAGTAGACAATAATCCACTAAGATCATTGGCACATTAATAGTGCATGTGTATGGGAACATCCTGAGGCATTGGGTTGGGGGAAATGGATTCCTGTTGGGTGATTCTTAAACTTAATATAATTACATTGTCTATATCTAAATGTATAAACAGATTTTTGGCACGAATGGATGAAGACTGAATAGACAAGGACTGGACTTTTAGACCACTTAAGCTTTAGTTTGTGAGTTAAAATATGGACCAGATTAGTACCAGACCTTCAAGCAAGAGTCTTCAAAACTATAAGgtatatattactgtatgtccatAAACATCTACACATTCTCTTATCAATGCCCTCTTTACCTGGTCACATGAGGAAATGACCTTGTCTAATCAGAGTCACAGTTGTGAAGAattctttccatttttaataatgcacttaaaatatttcatgtatttcataatgtttttaCTCTATTACAAGCTCTATGGCCTTCCATGAACAGATTGATTTATAGCGTGACACAATaggtgcaaaacaaattaacctgattTAAAGacctatttaaaaattgtgATTTCTGATGGCAACTGGTTGCATCTGCaattaatacttttttactttgtaaaacatttagcaaattACAGTGCTTCCTAAAAATTCTGAATATTGTGGaaagaattatatataaaaaaagcatatattctagattcgctacatgtaaagtgaaacatttcaagccttttttggTTGCATTtactataaattaaaatgactataaatttagtttaaatacacaccacagagtgtgtggcagagtgctgtatcaaagcatatttattttgacttttaaaCAAAGCCAATTCTCTTGAAAGCTTCACAAGgagaggctggagtcagtgtatcaagagccaccacactcatgggctacaactgttgtATTTTCTGCATCAAGTCGCATCAATCCATAGAAAACGTCTTAGCGTCTTAGCTGAGCTAAGCAGAAAAACAACTGGACCATTGCTCAatggtccaaagtcctcttttatGATGAATATACATCTTGTATTTCATTTGGAAgtcaaggtcccagagtctggacgaagaatggagaggcacagaatcctgCTTGTAGTCAATTTTGAATTTTCTGCAGCTGATGATGATTTGGGATGCCATGTCTTCTGCTTGGGTTTGGTACACagtgttttatcaagtccaacTAGCAGCGGTCTCCCAGGAGATTTAAGAGCACATCTGTTGACAAGATTTATGCAGATACTGATTTCCTTTATCAGTAGAACTTAGCACCTGCCCACAGTGCCTGACCTGAACCACATAAATTCTCATCCCCAGAGATTTGGTTATTGTCAaaaggaagatgagaaacacctgaCAGACGACCTGAAGGCTgttatcaaagcaacctggtgcCAACGGCTTATTGCCTCTATG of the Clarias gariepinus isolate MV-2021 ecotype Netherlands chromosome 16, CGAR_prim_01v2, whole genome shotgun sequence genome contains:
- the cacng5b gene encoding voltage-dependent calcium channel gamma-5 subunit, with product MSVCNRKALTLLSSIFAVCGVVLLGIAVGTDYWLYLEEGVVLPFNQSTSIHTYLHSGLWRLCFLSGEEMGRCFTIEYLMPMSVQLTSESTVSVLKMIRTATPFPLVSLFFMFIGFVLSNIGHIRPHRSILAFASGIFFVLSGLSLMVGLVLYVSSINDEMLNRSKSNEAYFSYKYGWSFAFAAVSFLLTESAGVMSVCLFTKRFTAEDVYRPHTSFYRPRLSNCSEHSTQFLQRRQSPSDISSEASLQMNSSHPALLKSPEYEQVSSSIC